A DNA window from Streptomyces asoensis contains the following coding sequences:
- a CDS encoding alkaline phosphatase family protein: MSHPPRPAAHDRGRSVPIPSGSAPWDFPEPLAVGSAPVPEYGSGSLADLLPTLAAGMGVPGTTAAITELAPADRNCVFLIDGLGWEQIKAHPDEAPYLHALLGSSRGGTGRPLTAGYPATTATSLASVGTGLPPGAHGLPGYTVRNPATGELMNQLRWQPWTAPAVWQPYPTVFQLAHAAGVHAAQVSSPTFQNTPLTKVALSGGTFHGRLTGEERMDLAAEQLAAGDRSLVYTYYAELDGAGHRYGVASDTWRGQLMYVDRLVQRLAEQLPPRSALYVTADHGMIDVPFDEEHRIDFDADWELRAGVALLGGEGRARHVYAVPGAADDVLTCWREVLGEQFWVASREEAIAAGWFGPRIDDRVHGRLGDVVAAARDDVLLIASEREPKESSMVGNHGSMTPAEQLVPLLEVRS; encoded by the coding sequence ATGTCCCACCCGCCACGCCCCGCAGCCCACGACCGAGGCCGTTCCGTGCCCATCCCTTCCGGCTCCGCCCCCTGGGACTTCCCCGAACCGCTCGCCGTCGGCTCCGCGCCCGTGCCGGAGTACGGCTCCGGCTCCCTCGCCGACCTGCTCCCGACGCTCGCGGCGGGCATGGGCGTACCCGGCACCACCGCGGCGATCACGGAGCTGGCCCCGGCCGACCGCAACTGCGTGTTCCTGATCGACGGCCTGGGCTGGGAACAGATCAAGGCCCATCCCGACGAGGCGCCCTACCTCCACGCGCTGCTCGGCAGCTCACGCGGCGGTACCGGACGCCCGCTCACCGCCGGGTACCCGGCGACCACCGCGACCTCCCTCGCCTCCGTCGGCACCGGCCTGCCCCCGGGCGCCCACGGCCTGCCCGGTTACACCGTGCGCAACCCGGCGACCGGCGAGCTGATGAACCAGCTCCGCTGGCAGCCGTGGACGGCCCCGGCGGTCTGGCAGCCCTATCCCACGGTCTTCCAGCTCGCCCATGCGGCGGGGGTGCACGCCGCCCAGGTGTCGTCCCCGACGTTCCAGAACACTCCGCTGACCAAGGTCGCGCTGAGCGGCGGAACGTTTCACGGGCGGCTGACCGGCGAGGAGCGCATGGACCTCGCCGCCGAACAGCTCGCCGCGGGCGACCGCTCGCTCGTCTACACGTACTACGCGGAACTGGACGGCGCCGGGCACCGCTACGGCGTCGCCTCCGACACCTGGCGCGGTCAGCTCATGTACGTCGACCGGCTCGTGCAGCGCCTCGCCGAGCAGCTGCCGCCGCGCAGCGCGCTCTACGTCACCGCCGACCACGGCATGATCGACGTGCCCTTCGACGAGGAGCACCGCATCGACTTCGACGCCGACTGGGAACTGCGCGCCGGCGTGGCCCTGCTGGGCGGCGAGGGCCGGGCGCGTCATGTCTACGCGGTGCCCGGCGCCGCGGACGACGTCCTGACCTGCTGGCGCGAGGTGCTCGGCGAGCAGTTCTGGGTGGCCTCGCGCGAGGAGGCGATCGCCGCGGGCTGGTTCGGGCCGCGGATCGACGACCGGGTCCACGGCCGCCTCGGCGACGTGGTCGCGGCCGCCCGGGACGACGTCCTGCTCATCGCCTCCGAACGCGAGCCCAAGGAGTCGTCGATGGTCGGCAACCACGGCTCGATGACCCCTGCCGAGCAGCTGGTCCCGCTGCTCGAAGTACGCTCCTGA
- a CDS encoding DUF5998 family protein gives MAKTSTTTQGLRAAIERSGYYPALVAEAVEAAVGGEPIRSYLVHQETTFDQNEVRRHVTVLVLTGNRFIVSHTDEQAADTTSPTPYATTSTESVKLGRISSVVLSRVVANPESYKPGTLPREVVLTIGWGAVSRIDLEPAACGDPNCDADHGYTGSSTADDLSLRVSEAGDGPETVRQTLVFAQSLSEATVDATR, from the coding sequence ATGGCCAAGACCAGTACGACGACCCAGGGGCTGCGCGCGGCGATCGAGCGCAGCGGCTACTACCCGGCCCTCGTGGCCGAGGCGGTGGAGGCCGCCGTGGGCGGCGAGCCGATCCGGTCGTACCTGGTCCACCAGGAGACCACGTTCGACCAGAACGAGGTGCGCCGGCACGTGACCGTGCTGGTCCTCACCGGCAACCGCTTCATCGTCAGCCACACCGACGAGCAGGCCGCCGACACCACCTCCCCGACGCCGTACGCCACGACGTCCACGGAGTCCGTGAAGCTCGGCCGGATCTCGTCCGTCGTCCTCAGCCGCGTGGTCGCGAACCCGGAGTCGTACAAGCCGGGCACCCTGCCGCGCGAGGTGGTGCTGACCATCGGCTGGGGCGCCGTCTCCCGCATCGACCTCGAACCCGCCGCCTGCGGTGACCCCAACTGCGACGCCGACCACGGCTACACCGGCAGCTCGACGGCGGACGACCTCAGCCTGCGCGTGAGCGAGGCCGGCGACGGTCCCGAGACGGTACGTCAGACCCTCGTCTTCGCGCAGTCGCTCTCCGAGGCGACCGTGGACGCCACCCGCTGA
- a CDS encoding bifunctional GNAT family N-acetyltransferase/acetate--CoA ligase family protein: MQSASDRHEYPAHWEADVVLRDGGTARIRPITVDDAERLVSFYEQVSDESKYYRFFAPYPRLSAKDVHRFTHHDFVDRVGLAATVGGEFIATVRYDRIGADGMAAPAPADEAEVAFLVQDAHQGRGVASTLLEHIAAVARERGIRRFAAEVLPANTKMIKVFTDAGYTQKRSFEDGVVHLEFGLEPTERSLAVQRAREQRAEAHSVRRLLAPGSVAVVGTGRTPGGVGRSVLGNLRDAGFTGPLYAVNKAFPEDLKELDGVPAHRSVRDIAAPVDLAVLAVPAEQVPEAVAECGEHGVQGLVVLSAGYAESGPDGRERQRELVRHARAYGMRIIGPNAFGVINTSPDVRLNASLAPEMPRPGRIGLFAQSGAIGIALLSRLHRRGGGVTGVTGVSTFVSSGNRADVSGNDVLQYWYDDPDTDVALMYLESIGNPRKFTRLARRTAAAKPLVVVQGAGSAPQGHAVRATRLPHATVSALLRQAGVIRVDTITELVDAGLLLARQPLPTGPRVAILGNSESLGLLTYDACLSEGLRPLPPLDLTTEASAQDFHAALARALADETCDAVVVTAIPAIGERSPGDAELAQALRSAAAAAPGKPVLVVHVELGGLATALSAATSTAPRSGTAAHARTDTPDPTRPGAPGGQPAATPDDAPPALPAVEAPEGTHLIPAYPAAERAVRALAEAVKYAQWRREAAVAGKVPEYDDIDEKGAAELIGGLLSRGQGLTLGTDETCELLGRYGIRTRRAIPAPAPDEAARAAGALGYPVALKATAPHLRHRADLGGVRLDVADEEQLRRSYAELTQLFGKPEEIRPVVQAMAPRGVDTVVRAVIDPAAGAVLSFGLAGAASQLLGDMAHRLVPVTDRDATSLIRSIRTAPLLFGWRGSTPVDTAALEELLLRVSRLVDDHPEVVAVTLEPVVVARHGLSVLGASVRLAPPPARDDLGPRTLPTY; the protein is encoded by the coding sequence ATGCAGAGCGCGTCGGACCGCCACGAGTACCCCGCCCACTGGGAGGCCGACGTGGTGCTGCGCGACGGCGGCACCGCACGCATCCGCCCCATCACCGTCGATGACGCCGAGCGTCTGGTCAGCTTCTACGAGCAGGTCTCGGACGAGTCGAAGTACTACCGCTTCTTCGCGCCCTACCCGCGACTGTCCGCCAAGGACGTCCACCGCTTCACGCACCACGACTTTGTGGACAGGGTGGGACTCGCGGCCACGGTCGGCGGCGAGTTCATCGCCACCGTACGCTATGACCGCATTGGTGCCGACGGCATGGCGGCCCCCGCACCGGCCGACGAGGCCGAGGTCGCCTTCCTCGTCCAGGACGCCCACCAGGGCCGCGGCGTCGCCTCCACGCTGCTGGAACACATCGCCGCCGTGGCGCGCGAGCGCGGCATCCGCCGGTTCGCGGCCGAGGTGCTCCCCGCCAACACCAAGATGATCAAGGTGTTCACCGACGCCGGCTACACCCAGAAGCGCAGCTTCGAGGACGGCGTCGTGCACCTGGAGTTCGGCCTCGAACCCACCGAGCGCTCCCTCGCCGTGCAGCGCGCGCGGGAACAGCGCGCCGAGGCCCACTCCGTACGACGGCTGCTGGCACCCGGGTCCGTCGCCGTCGTCGGTACCGGACGCACCCCCGGCGGCGTCGGCCGCAGCGTCCTCGGCAATCTGCGCGACGCCGGATTCACCGGGCCGCTGTACGCCGTGAACAAGGCGTTCCCCGAGGACCTGAAGGAACTGGACGGGGTGCCCGCCCACCGCTCGGTGCGCGACATCGCGGCACCCGTCGACCTCGCGGTCCTCGCCGTCCCGGCGGAGCAGGTGCCCGAGGCGGTCGCCGAGTGCGGCGAACACGGCGTGCAGGGACTCGTCGTCCTGTCCGCCGGATACGCGGAGAGCGGGCCGGACGGACGGGAGCGCCAGCGCGAACTCGTCCGCCACGCGCGCGCGTACGGCATGCGGATCATCGGACCCAACGCCTTCGGCGTCATCAACACCTCCCCGGACGTGCGGCTCAACGCCTCGCTCGCCCCGGAGATGCCGAGGCCCGGCCGGATCGGCCTGTTCGCCCAGTCCGGCGCCATCGGCATCGCCCTGCTGTCCCGCCTGCACCGGCGCGGCGGAGGAGTCACCGGGGTCACCGGCGTCTCGACCTTCGTCTCCTCCGGCAACCGCGCGGACGTCTCGGGCAACGACGTCCTCCAGTACTGGTACGACGACCCCGACACCGACGTCGCCCTCATGTACCTGGAGTCCATCGGCAACCCGCGCAAGTTCACCCGCCTCGCACGGCGTACGGCGGCCGCCAAGCCCCTCGTCGTCGTCCAGGGCGCGGGATCGGCCCCGCAGGGACACGCCGTCCGGGCGACGCGGCTGCCGCACGCGACGGTGTCGGCGCTGCTGCGGCAGGCCGGAGTCATCCGCGTCGACACCATCACCGAACTGGTCGACGCGGGCCTCCTGCTCGCCCGCCAGCCGCTGCCGACGGGACCGCGGGTGGCGATCCTCGGCAACTCCGAGTCGCTGGGCCTGCTGACGTACGACGCCTGCCTCTCGGAGGGGCTGCGCCCACTGCCGCCGCTGGACCTCACCACCGAGGCCTCCGCGCAGGACTTCCACGCGGCGCTGGCCCGGGCGCTGGCCGACGAGACCTGCGACGCCGTGGTCGTGACGGCGATCCCGGCGATCGGGGAGCGGTCGCCCGGGGACGCGGAGCTCGCCCAGGCCCTGCGGTCGGCCGCGGCCGCAGCCCCCGGCAAGCCGGTGCTCGTCGTCCACGTGGAGCTCGGCGGCCTCGCGACCGCGCTGTCCGCCGCGACGAGCACGGCGCCGCGCTCCGGGACGGCCGCACACGCGCGTACCGACACCCCGGACCCGACCCGTCCGGGCGCTCCCGGCGGCCAGCCGGCGGCCACCCCGGACGACGCACCCCCGGCGCTCCCCGCCGTCGAAGCGCCCGAGGGGACGCACCTCATCCCGGCGTACCCCGCGGCCGAACGCGCCGTCCGCGCGCTCGCCGAGGCGGTGAAGTACGCCCAGTGGCGGCGCGAGGCGGCCGTCGCAGGCAAGGTGCCCGAGTACGACGACATCGACGAGAAGGGCGCCGCCGAACTCATCGGCGGCCTCCTCTCGCGCGGCCAGGGCCTGACCCTCGGCACCGACGAGACGTGCGAGCTGCTCGGCCGCTACGGCATCCGCACCCGCCGGGCGATCCCCGCGCCCGCCCCCGACGAGGCGGCGCGGGCGGCCGGCGCCCTCGGCTACCCCGTCGCCCTCAAGGCCACCGCCCCGCACCTGAGGCACCGCGCCGACCTGGGCGGGGTGCGCCTCGACGTGGCCGACGAGGAGCAACTGCGGCGGTCCTACGCCGAGTTGACACAGCTGTTCGGCAAGCCGGAGGAGATCCGCCCCGTCGTGCAGGCCATGGCCCCGCGCGGGGTCGACACGGTCGTCCGCGCGGTCATCGACCCCGCGGCCGGCGCCGTCCTGTCCTTCGGGCTCGCCGGAGCCGCCTCGCAGCTGCTCGGCGACATGGCGCACCGGCTGGTCCCCGTCACCGACCGGGACGCCACCTCGCTGATCCGGTCCATCAGGACCGCGCCGCTCCTCTTCGGCTGGCGCGGTTCGACCCCCGTCGACACCGCCGCGCTGGAGGAGCTGCTGCTGCGGGTGTCCCGGCTGGTCGACGACCATCCCGAGGTCGTCGCGGTCACCCTGGAGCCGGTCGTCGTCGCCCGGCACGGGCTGAGCGTCCTCGGCGCCTCCGTCCGCCTCGCACCCCCGCCGGCCCGCGACGACCTCGGCCCGAGAACCCTGCCGACGTACTGA
- a CDS encoding HPr family phosphocarrier protein — translation MAERRVNVGWAEGLHARPASIFVRAATAAGIPVTIAKADGNPVNAASMLAVLGLGAQGGEEIVLASEADGADAALDRLAKLVAEGLEELPETV, via the coding sequence ATGGCTGAGCGCCGCGTCAACGTCGGCTGGGCCGAGGGCCTCCACGCCCGCCCCGCTTCCATCTTCGTCCGGGCCGCCACGGCCGCAGGTATCCCGGTGACGATCGCCAAGGCCGACGGCAACCCCGTCAACGCGGCCTCCATGCTGGCCGTCCTCGGCCTGGGCGCCCAGGGCGGCGAGGAGATCGTCCTGGCCTCCGAGGCCGACGGCGCCGACGCCGCCCTCGACCGGCTGGCGAAGCTGGTCGCCGAGGGGCTCGAGGAGCTTCCCGAGACCGTCTGA
- a CDS encoding GntR family transcriptional regulator yields the protein MRIPAHSVCTAVRDDIVAGVYERGSRLTEELLARRYGVSRVPVREALRTLEAEGFVVTRRHAGACVAEPTEQEAADLLEMRMLLEPLGAARAAQRRTEAHLKVLRGLVRLGQERARRGNSDDLRSLGGWFHETLAQSSGSHALTSMLTQLRHKISWMYAVEAPADPVESWAEHGAIVDAVARGDGERARAVTSLHTERSTAAHRLRFSGGSERADRVRTSQPPVNMTGLRN from the coding sequence ATGCGTATTCCGGCGCACTCGGTGTGCACGGCCGTTCGGGACGACATCGTCGCGGGCGTCTACGAGCGCGGCAGCCGCCTCACGGAGGAACTCCTCGCCCGCCGCTACGGCGTCTCCCGTGTCCCCGTCCGGGAGGCGCTGCGCACGCTGGAGGCCGAGGGCTTCGTCGTCACGCGGCGGCACGCGGGCGCGTGCGTCGCCGAACCGACCGAGCAGGAGGCCGCCGACCTCCTGGAGATGCGGATGCTCCTGGAGCCGCTCGGCGCCGCCCGGGCCGCACAGCGCCGCACCGAGGCCCATCTGAAGGTGCTGCGCGGCCTCGTCCGGCTGGGCCAGGAGCGGGCCAGACGTGGCAACAGCGACGACCTGCGCTCTCTGGGGGGCTGGTTCCACGAGACCCTCGCCCAGTCCTCGGGGAGCCACGCCCTGACGTCGATGCTCACCCAGCTGCGCCACAAGATCTCCTGGATGTACGCGGTGGAGGCGCCGGCCGATCCCGTGGAGTCCTGGGCGGAGCACGGTGCGATCGTGGACGCCGTGGCCCGCGGCGACGGCGAGCGCGCCCGGGCGGTCACTTCGCTGCACACGGAACGGTCGACGGCCGCGCACCGGCTGCGCTTTTCCGGCGGATCCGAGCGCGCCGACCGCGTGAGGACTTCGCAACCTCCCGTAAACATGACGGGTCTGCGGAATTAA
- a CDS encoding M23 family metallopeptidase: protein MAFTCATGKHRRPGRTQRGTVRAAGIAALTTTGVMATVASTPAFAAEPTPEQTGLIPVVAAGESVVDQIDDQVAVQKQAAFEEAARQAAAKKAVEERAARVRAAREAERKLLNTFVSPITGSYVSTGYQASSSLWSSGSHTGIDFHAASGTSVHAVGSGTVVEAGWGGSYGNQIVIKMNDGTYTQYGHLSSIEVSVGQQVTPGRRIGLSGATGNVTGPHLHFEARTTAEYGSDIDPVAYLRNHGVNV from the coding sequence ATGGCGTTCACCTGCGCCACCGGGAAGCACCGTCGGCCCGGCCGGACGCAGCGCGGCACCGTCCGCGCGGCGGGCATCGCGGCGCTCACCACCACCGGTGTCATGGCCACCGTCGCCTCCACACCGGCCTTCGCCGCCGAGCCCACCCCCGAGCAGACCGGGCTGATCCCCGTCGTCGCCGCCGGCGAGTCCGTCGTCGACCAGATCGACGACCAGGTCGCCGTGCAGAAGCAGGCCGCCTTCGAGGAGGCCGCCCGGCAGGCCGCCGCCAAGAAGGCCGTGGAGGAGCGCGCCGCACGCGTGCGTGCCGCCCGTGAGGCCGAGCGCAAGCTCCTCAACACCTTCGTGTCGCCGATCACCGGCTCCTACGTCTCCACCGGCTACCAGGCCAGCAGCTCGCTGTGGTCCTCCGGCAGCCACACCGGCATCGACTTCCACGCCGCGAGCGGTACCTCCGTGCACGCGGTCGGCTCCGGCACTGTGGTCGAGGCAGGCTGGGGCGGGTCCTACGGCAACCAGATCGTCATCAAGATGAACGACGGGACGTACACCCAGTACGGTCACCTGTCGTCCATCGAGGTGTCGGTGGGCCAGCAGGTCACCCCCGGCCGGCGGATCGGCCTGTCCGGCGCGACCGGCAACGTCACCGGCCCGCATCTGCACTTCGAGGCTCGCACGACGGCGGAGTACGGCTCGGACATCGACCCGGTCGCCTATCTGCGCAACCACGGCGTGAACGTCTGA